In a genomic window of Mercenaria mercenaria strain notata chromosome 19, MADL_Memer_1, whole genome shotgun sequence:
- the LOC128551271 gene encoding neurogenic locus notch homolog protein 1-like: MIKVSMLRLFIMLLFFSTTSALQCLSCQNVPDKRDCHNLMTCGSHQECYTNRVIDGSRRNLYNLGCVDQYACSQLSQSGLGRREIRSTYPDFTFSNSDHKRSVITTCFQCCNNSDGCNLNTCGIALSPCATNPCVHGACSDESNNDFRCTCHAGYIGRLCDFQISPCASNPCAHGSCTNHGNGYNCTCDSGYTGTNCNHAISPCSPNPCVDGVCSTHGNGYTCTCASGYTGTNCDQADPCILARCVHGQCSSSQSSGFHCTCAAGYTGVLCDTPISSCASNPCVHGSCTNTGNGYACSCDVGYIGTNCDREIKDCKDIQNNNVASATGDNVYLVHLNRRPVNVVCDMKTLGGGWTVLMNRENGKQNFEDQDYSSYASGFGDIRENFWLGLSNMHEITGDGRRYQLRVELTIANGSKYIETYDDFSIGPAKDFVLHVGNYRGNAGDSLSGHNGFGFTNKDVDHDSNLGTNCGVYMHGAWWFHNCYDSCLTCPYLTPGTNKCRSFSWNSLGYCIAIKSARMMVRPM; this comes from the exons tGAGCATGCTCAGGCTTTTcattatgttgttatttttttcaacaacCTCAGCTCTACAATGTCTAAGCTGCCAGAATGTCCCTGACAAACGAGACTGTCACAATCTCATGACATGTGGCTCACACCAG GAATGCTACACTAACCGTGTTATTGATGGTAGTAGGAGAAATCTCTACAATTTAGGATGTGTTGATCAGTAT GCATGCAGTCAGCTTTCCCAAAGTGGACTGGGAAGGAGGGAAATACGCTCTACATATCCTGATTTCACATTCTCGAATTCTGACCACAAACGCAGTGTTATAACTACTTGTTTCCAGTGCTGCAATAACTCGGACGGTTGTAACTTAAATACTTGTGGAATAG CTCTTAGTCCATGTGCAACAAATCCATGCGTTCACGGCGCATGCTCAGATGAAAGCAATAATGACTTCCGGTGTACATGTCACGCTGGATATATTGGTCGGCTTTGTGACTTCC aaatctCACCTTGTGCGAGCAATCCATGTGCCCATGGATCATGCACCAATCATGGCAACGGATATAACTGCACGTGTGACTCAGGCTATACCGGAACTAATTGTAACCACG caATATCACCTTGTTCGCCCAACCCATGCGTTGACGGCGTTTGTAGCACTCACGGGAACGGATATACCTGCACCTGTGCCTCAGGTTATACAGGAACTAATTGTGACCAAG CTGATCCGTGTATCTTGGCACGTTGCGTACATGGTCAATGTTCCTCTAGTCAAAGTAGCGGTTTCCATTGCACATGCGCAGCAGGGTACACGGGTGTTTTGTGTGACACTc CAATATCATCTTGTGCAAGCAATCCATGTGTCCACGGATCATGTACCAATACAGGGAACGGATATGCCTGCAGCTGTGACGTAGGCTATATCGGAACAAACTGTGACAGAG AAATCAAGGATTGTAAAGATATCCAGAACAACAATGTTGCAAGTGCTACTGGTGACAATGTATATCTTGTCCATCTCAACAGACGCCCAGTCAACGTTGTCTGTGACATGAAAACACTAGGTGGCGGATGGACG GTCCTGATGAATCgagaaaatggaaaacaaaattttgaagatCAGGATTATTCGTCATATGCTTCCGGCTTTGGGGATATTCGGGAAAATTTCTGGCTAG GTCTGAGCAATATGCACGAGATAACCGGGGATGGACGTAGGTACCAGCTAAGGGTGGAACTCACTATTGCTAATGGTAGCAAATACATTGAAACTTATGACGATTTTTCTATTGGACCAGCtaaagactttgtattgcatgttgGAAATTATAGAGGAAACGCAG gtGACTCTCTGTCAGGACATAATGGTTTTGGGTTTACAAACAAAGATGTTGATCATGACAGTAACCTCGGGACAAACTGCGGTGTCTATATGCACGGCGCATGGTGGTTTCACAACTGCTACGATTCCTGTTTGACATGTCCTTACTTGACCCCGGGAACCAACAAGTGTCGGTCATTCTCCTGGAACAGTTTAGGATACTGCATTGCCATTAAATCTGCACGAATGATGGTGCGACCAATGTAg
- the LOC123542220 gene encoding E3 ubiquitin-protein ligase TRIM17-like — MAEKRSENMENNSADDAVPGRIDQVLCQPCSSKGKQTEANVFCSICDEFQCMDCSNIHKTYAFMKNHKLVDAKDIKEKPISFDMKGLDQCDQHHKDLEFFCEDENQLCCSTCAIVDHRKCHSVVEIQTIAGRSLSTRSELKVKLQEVKEKAETVIKYTKSSKERLNKDVKEVTVKIRQMRDNVMKMFDDFEVSVAKDAESFKTETLNKLSKKQSDSEKHVADATISLETIDNVHQKGTPSQQFILEHRMTKEVDELGSNVDKECQRLETVIVSFDFEETLKMPPLPVSDYVPGQLTIKCSISEDVKHIAPVDPIVKFTKITSTDLKQTGDDVKEPLYSGLDFLPDGKLVAVDNQNKKCLLYNEKLEKVGSYQLSYMPK, encoded by the coding sequence TGTCAACCGTGTTCCAGTAAGGGTAAACAAACAGAAGCTAATGTGTTTTGCTCTATTTGTGATGAATTTCAGTGCATGGATTGTTCAAACATACACAAAACGTATGCTTTCATGAAAAATCACAAATTAGTGGACGCAAAAGATATTAAAGAGAAACCAATTTCTTTTGATATGAAGGGATTAGACCAATGTGATCAGCATCATAAAGATTTAGAGTTCTTCTGTGAAGATGAGAATCAGCTCTGCTGCAGTACCTGTGCTATTGTAGATCACCGGAAATGCCACAGTGTCGTAGAAATACAGACGATTGCCGGAAGGTCTCTATCGACACGTTCCGAATTAAAGGTCAAGTTGCAGGAAGTAAAGGAGAAAGCTGAaactgttattaaatatactaagTCATCAAAGGAACGACTGAATAAAGATGTTAAAGAAGTGACTGTAAAAATCAGACAAATGCGTGataatgtaatgaaaatgttTGACGATTTTGAAGTTTCCGTCGCTAAGGACGCTGAATCATTTAAGACAGAAACACTCAATAAGCTGTCAAAGAAGCAGTCAGACAGTGAGAAACATGTTGCTGATGCAACAATATCTCTGGAAACAATTGATAACGTTCATCAGAAAGGGACACCATCACAACAGTTTATACTGGAACATAGAATGACGAAAGAAGTTGATGAACTTGGCAGCAATGTTGACAAGGAATGTCAAAGGTTAGAGACTGTGATcgtttcatttgattttgaagaaacATTGAAAATGCCCCCACTTCCGGTTTCTGATTACGTTCCAGGACAACTGACAATAAAATGCTCTATATCGGAAGATGTGAAACACATCGCACCTGTAGATCCGATTGTTAAGTTCACGAAGATTACTTCCACTGATCTGAAGCAAACTGGAGATGATGTCAAGGAACCGTTATACTCAGGTCTGGATTTCTTGCCGGATGGTAAACTGGTTGCCGTGGATAATCAAAACAAGAAATGCTTGCTTTACAATGAGAAGCTTGAGAAAGTAGGATCATACCAGTTATCGTATATGCCAAAGTGA